The following is a genomic window from Aminivibrio sp..
CAGGAAGCGGGTCCGCTTGAAGGTGCTGAAGGCATTCAGGGATGCCGGAGAGGACGGGATGACATCGTTCTCCTCAAGGGCGACGGTGACGATATGTTCCGTGGTGATGACGACGCCCATGGGGATGGCGTCGAACCTGAAGTTCCCCTCCACCTTGGGGATGTTGATGACCACGAGAAGGCAGGTATCATCGGCCTCGATACGGGAGGCTTCCTCAGGGTCCAGGGCCGCTGCCAGAAAATCGGCGGGGCACTTTACTGTACGGCTCACCGCCTCGATCTCTTCCTTTGTCGGAGCCGTCAAATCGATCCAGGCCCCGGCCTCCAGAGTTTCAAGGGTCAGGGGACGGCTTGTTTTGTCGGGAAAGGTTTTCAGAATGGAAATCATGGAATCAACCCCCTTTGCGGATGTTCCTCCGTCCGGTCGGGAAATGCAGGAACCGGAGGGTTTGAAGCTGTCGGGGGCGATAAAGGAGGGACGGGAACTACCCTTGAGCCTCCCTTCACGCCCGGCGGGCGCCGGACGCGAAAAACCGTCAGGACGCCCTCAGCGGATTGTGCCGCACAACGGTTCCGGTTTCGGGCTACTCTCGCTTTCCATGCTGGTCTCCCCTTCCTGTTCGTGAATAGTTTATTATATTATAGCCCTCCCTCTCCCGGAGATACAAGAGGAACACCGGACCCTAAATCCGCTCATTTTTCAGGCAGAGGGAGTGTCGCCGGGCATACGGTGAATTCGCCCTCCCCAGGGGCGAAGAGATCTCGCTCCGCGCTCCTTGCGGAGAGGCCCCTGAGGAAGGGCGCCTGAGGCGAGAGAAACCGACACGGATGTCTGTTTCACAGGCAGACAGCCGGCGAACGCGGGGAGCCGCGGAACTCGCCTGGGCAGTTGTCACGGACGACAATCCGCACCCCCCGCCCAAGCGAGTTCCGGTGACGCTCCCCGCTGAGGTGCGGATTCAGGCGGACCACTCCGCCGCCAGAGTTTCCTTCTTTCGCCTGGAAAGCCTCTTGATGGCCCGCTCCCGCCGGAGGGCGTCATTCTTCGAGGGAAGGCGCTCGCAGAAAACAAGCTCCACCGGGCGCCGCCCCGCCGTGTACCGGGCCCCCCTGCCGAGGTTGTGGGCCTCCACCCTAGCGGCAAGGTCGAAGGTCCAGCCCGTGTAGAGCGTTCCGTCTGCGCAGAGCACTATGTACACCCAGGCCTCCCCGCCTGCTACCCCATGAGATGGACCCTCAGGATGTTCACGCCGATGAGGCAGAGCACGAGCCCTCCGGCGAACTCCACTTTCTTTCCGAAAAGCCGCCCCACGCGGAATCCCGCCAGCACGCCGCCGAAACAGGCGAAGGCCGTGATCGCCCCGGACCATGAGGCCAGCACCATTACCGGTGCCCCCACGGCGGCGAAGCTCACCCCCACGGCGAGGGCGTCGATGGATGTGGCCACTCCCACCGTCAGGAGGGCAATGCCGCAGGAAGGATCGGAGGGAGGACAGGTGGGGTCCTCGGGCTTGAAGGACTCGCGGATCATGTTGCCTCCCACGAGGGCAAGGAGCCCGAAGGCCACCCAGTGGTCATAGTCTGAAATGAAGACCATGAAGCGGCTGCCCAGGAACCACCCGGCCAGAGGCATGGCGAACTGGAACCCGCCGCAGGCCCCGGCGACCCTGAGGGCCGCCG
Proteins encoded in this region:
- a CDS encoding GIY-YIG nuclease family protein, producing the protein MYIVLCADGTLYTGWTFDLAARVEAHNLGRGARYTAGRRPVELVFCERLPSKNDALRRERAIKRLSRRKKETLAAEWSA
- a CDS encoding manganese efflux pump MntP family protein, yielding MYFFEMLLSAASLSMDALAVSLGIGACLGAATGGAAALRVAGACGGFQFAMPLAGWFLGSRFMVFISDYDHWVAFGLLALVGGNMIRESFKPEDPTCPPSDPSCGIALLTVGVATSIDALAVGVSFAAVGAPVMVLASWSGAITAFACFGGVLAGFRVGRLFGKKVEFAGGLVLCLIGVNILRVHLMG